One genomic window of Aliiroseovarius sp. M344 includes the following:
- a CDS encoding histone deacetylase family protein — protein sequence MTTLLYTHPVCHEHVTPPGHPEQVARLEAIEAALATPGFAALDRREAPMGTVDHVRLGHSRKYFEKIENAAPVEGWAQLDGDTFMAPGSLEAAFRAIGANVAAIDTVLAGEAQNAFVACRPPGHHAEKATPMGFCLFSTVAIAARYAAEHHGMDRIAVLDFDVHHGNGTQDVLWHESRVRFVSSHQMPLYPGSGGLHQKGAFGQIINLPLEEATGGEVMQEAWENVFSAVLEPYEPQLVLVSAGFDAHRRDPLAGLQWEIEDFAWLAHRICDLADKCCDGRVVSSLEGGYDLQALGDSVGAYVNVMMERGA from the coding sequence ATGACAACTTTGCTTTATACACACCCGGTCTGCCACGAGCATGTGACGCCGCCGGGCCACCCCGAACAAGTCGCGCGACTAGAGGCGATTGAAGCCGCGTTGGCCACGCCGGGATTTGCCGCGCTTGATCGCCGCGAAGCGCCGATGGGCACGGTCGATCACGTCCGCCTTGGGCATTCCCGGAAATACTTCGAAAAAATTGAAAACGCCGCCCCGGTCGAAGGCTGGGCACAGCTGGACGGCGATACGTTCATGGCCCCCGGGTCACTTGAAGCTGCGTTCCGCGCCATAGGGGCGAATGTGGCGGCAATAGACACTGTTTTGGCCGGCGAGGCGCAGAATGCGTTCGTTGCTTGCCGTCCACCCGGTCACCACGCTGAGAAGGCAACGCCGATGGGCTTTTGCCTGTTCTCAACGGTCGCGATCGCCGCGCGCTATGCGGCAGAGCATCACGGGATGGACCGTATCGCCGTTTTGGATTTCGACGTGCATCACGGCAACGGCACTCAGGATGTGTTGTGGCACGAATCGCGGGTGCGTTTTGTGTCTTCGCACCAGATGCCGCTGTATCCCGGATCTGGCGGGCTGCATCAGAAAGGTGCATTCGGACAGATCATCAACCTACCGCTTGAAGAAGCGACGGGCGGCGAAGTGATGCAAGAGGCATGGGAGAACGTGTTTTCGGCTGTGTTAGAGCCATATGAGCCGCAACTGGTGCTTGTTTCGGCAGGGTTCGACGCCCATCGTCGCGACCCTTTGGCAGGGCTTCAATGGGAAATCGAAGACTTCGCATGGTTGGCGCACCGGATATGCGATCTGGCAGACAAATGCTGCGACGGCCGGGTGGTATCGTCGCTTGAAGGCGGCTATGATCTTCAGGCACTTGGCGACAGCGTCGGGGCCTATGTAAACGTGATGATGGAGCGAGGCGCATGA
- the mtgA gene encoding monofunctional biosynthetic peptidoglycan transglycosylase: MARAAKKKPVGKKKAPKKKRIKLHPIEWVRLWIKRVFLAILAFFALGIVGYAFINPPTTPHIIAEKLRLGWADHQWVDLEDVAPVMARSVVAAEDANFCQHWGFDMRAIRAAIDEGGARGASTLTQQVVKNAYLWHGRSWPRKALEAGITPFVELFWSKRRIVEVYLNIAEFDEGVFGVEAASRHYFGVGPENLTAVQAARLAALLPNPKERSAARPSPFVRKRAQSILDGAATIRADGRASCFED; encoded by the coding sequence GTGGCAAGAGCAGCGAAAAAAAAGCCAGTTGGCAAGAAGAAGGCGCCAAAGAAAAAGCGCATAAAGCTTCATCCTATCGAATGGGTCAGGCTCTGGATAAAGCGTGTGTTTCTGGCAATCTTGGCGTTCTTCGCGCTGGGCATCGTTGGGTATGCGTTTATCAACCCGCCGACCACGCCCCACATCATTGCCGAAAAACTGCGACTTGGTTGGGCCGATCATCAATGGGTCGACCTGGAAGATGTCGCCCCTGTCATGGCGCGGTCGGTCGTTGCCGCCGAGGATGCAAATTTTTGCCAGCATTGGGGCTTTGATATGCGCGCCATTCGGGCTGCGATTGACGAAGGCGGGGCACGCGGCGCATCGACACTAACCCAGCAGGTCGTGAAGAACGCCTATCTTTGGCATGGGCGGTCTTGGCCGCGCAAGGCGCTAGAGGCCGGCATCACACCCTTTGTCGAATTGTTCTGGTCGAAGCGCCGCATCGTTGAGGTCTATCTGAACATCGCAGAGTTTGACGAAGGCGTGTTTGGCGTCGAAGCCGCGTCCCGACATTATTTTGGCGTCGGCCCGGAAAATTTGACGGCTGTTCAAGCTGCGCGGCTGGCGGCATTGTTGCCCAACCCCAAGGAACGATCAGCCGCGCGACCGTCACCTTTTGTGCGCAAGCGTGCGCAATCCATCTTGGACGGGGCGGCTACGATCCGCGCGGATGGGCGTGCTTCGTGTTTCGAGGATTGA
- a CDS encoding response regulator — MSDLAEAHLLIVDDDERIRRLLQKYLIRQGFWVSAARDAAHARRLLEGLDFDLIVMDVMMPGEDGISLTRSLRDSLTTPILLLTAKGDTEDRIKGLEAGADDYLAKPFEPKELLLRINAILRRMPIVTEEVTPKVLNLGEKHYDTERGELWHGEELVRLTATEAQLMKIFSTTPGDAVSRASLVEQLGRDQGQAQERAVDVQITRLRRKLESDPKQPRYLQTVRGAGYMLAPD; from the coding sequence ATGAGTGATCTGGCCGAAGCACACCTGCTGATCGTTGATGACGATGAGCGCATCCGCAGGCTCCTGCAAAAATACCTGATCCGTCAGGGGTTTTGGGTCAGTGCAGCGCGTGATGCGGCGCATGCGCGGCGGCTGCTTGAGGGTTTGGATTTCGACCTGATCGTCATGGACGTCATGATGCCCGGTGAGGATGGAATCAGCCTGACCAGATCTTTGCGGGACAGTTTAACCACACCCATTTTGCTGCTGACGGCGAAAGGCGACACAGAGGATCGGATCAAGGGATTGGAGGCAGGGGCAGATGACTATTTGGCGAAACCGTTTGAGCCAAAAGAACTGCTGCTGCGGATAAATGCCATCCTTCGTCGTATGCCGATTGTCACCGAAGAGGTTACGCCGAAAGTGCTCAATCTTGGTGAAAAGCACTATGACACCGAACGGGGCGAGCTGTGGCACGGAGAAGAGCTTGTCCGGCTGACCGCGACCGAAGCCCAATTGATGAAGATTTTCTCGACCACCCCGGGGGATGCGGTCAGTCGCGCGTCTTTGGTTGAACAATTGGGTCGTGATCAGGGGCAAGCGCAGGAACGTGCCGTAGATGTTCAGATCACCCGGTTGCGTCGCAAGCTGGAAAGCGACCCTAAACAACCCCGGTATCTGCAAACGGTACGGGGCGCTGGATATATGCTTGCGCCGGATTGA
- the queG gene encoding tRNA epoxyqueuosine(34) reductase QueG gives MTAEIRQAIIDNALSEGFAQVGFCRPDGVPDIAERLATYVGNGWHGDMGWMAERMHWRGNPAALWPEARTVIMLAEPYTPSHDPMEVIGQPDRAAISVYAQNRDYHDIVKKRLKRVGRWMIEGFGGEIKVFVDTAPVMEKPLAAAAGLGWQGKHTNLLSRELGSWFFLGAIFTTLDLPIDLPARENCGSCTACLEACPTDAFPAPFQLDARRCISYLTIEHKGPVDEPLRSQLGNRIYGCDDCLAACPWNKFAAEASEMRYAARADLIAPRLAELAGFDDAGFRAHFSGSPIKRIGLSRFLRNVLYAIGNSGDPALLSHAQAHTEHEDAVVSDAARWAVTKLSSSA, from the coding sequence TTGACTGCCGAGATACGGCAAGCCATCATCGACAATGCCCTGAGTGAGGGATTTGCGCAGGTCGGATTCTGCCGTCCGGATGGCGTGCCCGATATTGCAGAGCGGCTAGCCACCTATGTAGGCAACGGTTGGCATGGCGACATGGGCTGGATGGCTGAACGGATGCATTGGCGGGGCAATCCCGCAGCTCTATGGCCTGAAGCGCGCACGGTCATCATGCTGGCCGAGCCTTATACGCCGTCACATGACCCTATGGAGGTCATTGGACAGCCTGATCGCGCCGCCATTAGCGTTTATGCACAAAACCGCGACTACCACGACATCGTGAAAAAGCGGTTGAAGCGGGTAGGCCGTTGGATGATCGAAGGCTTTGGTGGTGAGATCAAAGTGTTTGTCGACACGGCTCCCGTGATGGAAAAGCCGCTTGCGGCAGCAGCTGGATTGGGCTGGCAGGGCAAGCATACAAACCTTTTGTCACGTGAGTTGGGCAGTTGGTTTTTCCTAGGTGCGATCTTCACCACGTTGGACCTTCCCATTGATCTGCCGGCGCGCGAAAACTGCGGCAGCTGCACCGCGTGCCTTGAGGCCTGCCCAACCGATGCTTTCCCTGCCCCTTTTCAGTTGGATGCGCGCCGGTGCATTTCTTATCTGACGATTGAACACAAAGGGCCGGTTGATGAACCGCTCAGATCGCAATTGGGCAATCGCATCTATGGGTGCGATGACTGCCTTGCGGCTTGTCCCTGGAACAAGTTTGCGGCTGAGGCAAGCGAGATGCGATACGCCGCGCGGGCCGATCTGATCGCCCCCCGGTTGGCGGAATTGGCCGGATTTGATGATGCGGGGTTCCGGGCGCATTTCTCGGGCAGTCCGATCAAACGGATCGGATTGTCGCGATTTCTGCGCAATGTGCTCTATGCGATTGGCAACTCTGGTGATCCGGCGCTGCTTTCGCACGCACAGGCACACACCGAACATGAGGACGCTGTTGTGTCAGATGCTGCACGCTGGGCTGTTACGAAGCTTTCCAGCAGCGCCTAG
- a CDS encoding branched-chain amino acid aminotransferase: MSGYDDRDGKIWMDGQLVDWRDANVHILTHALHYASSVFEGERLYDGKIFLSRKHSERLLKSGEMMDMPIPYTVDEIEAAKQAVVEANNLTNAYVRVVAWRGVGEDMGVSSARNPVRMAVAAWAWGDYYGDAKMQGAKLDIAKWKRPSPETIPTAAKAAGLYMICTMSKHAAEAKGCSDALFMDYRGYVAEATGANVFFVKDGEVHTPLPDAILNGLTRQTVIGMLKDKGITVHERYIMPEELEDFEQCWLTGSAAEVTPVGQIGTHKFEVGALTRDIAEAYEKLVRS, encoded by the coding sequence ATGAGCGGATATGATGACCGTGATGGCAAGATCTGGATGGACGGCCAGTTGGTCGATTGGCGCGATGCGAATGTTCATATTCTGACCCATGCGCTGCATTATGCGTCCTCCGTGTTCGAAGGCGAACGTCTGTATGACGGCAAGATTTTCCTGTCACGCAAACACTCTGAACGGTTGCTGAAGTCGGGCGAGATGATGGATATGCCCATCCCCTACACCGTCGACGAGATTGAGGCCGCGAAACAAGCCGTGGTCGAGGCGAACAACCTAACCAACGCATATGTGCGTGTGGTGGCATGGCGTGGCGTCGGCGAAGACATGGGTGTCTCATCCGCACGCAATCCGGTGCGCATGGCTGTCGCGGCTTGGGCTTGGGGTGACTATTACGGCGACGCAAAGATGCAAGGCGCAAAGCTGGACATCGCGAAGTGGAAACGTCCGTCACCGGAAACCATCCCGACAGCTGCCAAAGCCGCCGGCCTTTATATGATCTGCACCATGTCCAAACACGCCGCCGAGGCCAAAGGCTGCTCGGACGCATTGTTCATGGATTATCGCGGTTATGTGGCCGAAGCGACCGGGGCCAACGTCTTTTTTGTGAAAGATGGCGAGGTTCATACGCCGCTGCCCGATGCGATCCTGAATGGGCTGACCCGTCAAACGGTTATTGGCATGTTGAAAGACAAAGGCATCACCGTGCACGAGCGTTACATCATGCCAGAAGAACTGGAAGACTTTGAACAATGCTGGCTTACTGGTTCGGCAGCAGAGGTAACCCCCGTCGGCCAGATTGGCACGCACAAGTTTGAGGTCGGCGCGCTGACCCGCGACATAGCCGAAGCCTACGAAAAACTGGTGCGCAGCTAA
- a CDS encoding hydrolase has product MKTNSLPFYDMSDNPTGCCPRFKPEGWDGVELKLRDKPFVRAETSSVLHVPLNMGKVMSRVFEHMEASGAYDETDFIVMSRDLSPWKGEHLFAAGNPVEDEEMTTVSGDFITKVFEGSYRDAKHWHDQMQTLAAARGNKDAEVWFFYTTCPKCAKAYGKNYVVGLARL; this is encoded by the coding sequence ATGAAAACGAATTCACTTCCCTTCTATGACATGAGCGACAATCCAACTGGGTGTTGTCCCCGGTTCAAACCCGAAGGATGGGACGGCGTCGAACTGAAACTGCGTGACAAACCTTTTGTGCGCGCTGAGACATCATCCGTTCTTCATGTGCCACTGAATATGGGCAAGGTCATGTCGCGTGTGTTCGAGCATATGGAAGCGTCGGGTGCATATGACGAAACCGACTTCATCGTCATGAGCCGTGATTTATCGCCCTGGAAAGGCGAGCATTTATTCGCCGCCGGCAATCCCGTTGAAGATGAAGAGATGACGACCGTCTCAGGTGATTTCATCACCAAAGTGTTCGAAGGCAGTTACCGCGACGCAAAGCACTGGCACGACCAAATGCAGACCCTTGCTGCCGCGCGTGGTAACAAGGATGCCGAAGTTTGGTTCTTCTATACGACCTGCCCGAAATGCGCAAAAGCCTATGGCAAGAACTACGTCGTTGGACTGGCCAGACTCTGA
- a CDS encoding glutathione S-transferase family protein: MNRLFHVPLSPFCRKVRLSLAEKKIEVELVEERYWERGKDFLLRNPAGKVPILKMDGQLLAESGPICEYIEERYPTPALLPDDPEGRYEVRRLVSWFDDKFHNEVTSNLLYERVNKKVMGAGYPESRNIKAGAKAIKYHLDYMGWLLEQRRWLAGNAMTLADFAAAAHLSSLDYINDVDWNRNENVREWYAKIKSRPAFRSILADQIPGFPQPPHYSDLDF; the protein is encoded by the coding sequence ATGAACCGACTTTTTCACGTCCCCCTATCGCCGTTTTGCCGCAAGGTGCGCCTGTCCCTTGCCGAGAAGAAGATTGAGGTCGAGCTGGTCGAGGAAAGGTATTGGGAGCGTGGCAAAGACTTTTTGCTGCGCAACCCGGCGGGCAAAGTGCCAATCCTGAAGATGGACGGTCAATTGCTGGCCGAAAGCGGACCAATTTGCGAATATATCGAAGAGCGCTATCCGACGCCTGCATTACTGCCTGACGATCCCGAAGGGCGGTACGAGGTGCGCCGTCTGGTTAGTTGGTTCGACGACAAGTTCCATAACGAAGTTACTTCCAACTTGCTTTACGAGCGGGTGAACAAAAAGGTGATGGGGGCAGGGTACCCAGAAAGCCGAAACATCAAGGCCGGGGCGAAAGCGATCAAGTATCATCTGGACTACATGGGCTGGTTGTTAGAGCAACGCCGCTGGCTCGCAGGCAACGCGATGACACTGGCCGATTTTGCTGCCGCCGCTCATCTGTCATCGCTGGACTATATTAACGATGTGGATTGGAACCGGAACGAGAACGTGCGCGAATGGTATGCGAAGATCAAATCGCGTCCGGCGTTTCGGTCTATCCTTGCTGACCAGATCCCTGGCTTTCCACAACCGCCGCACTATTCGGACCTGGATTTTTGA
- a CDS encoding MarR family winged helix-turn-helix transcriptional regulator yields MADMQAPGGQTLLFLTDEQLRKGIEAMFFAYRGFTADPDRILDEYRLGRAHHRALHFISRAPGTTVNNLLSILGVTKQSLNRVLRTLVEDDLVESRVGTRDKRERNLFLTERGVELEQELSTAQRERMRQAYREAGPEAVQGFRAVLEAMMDPELRRHFNRAKDEHNE; encoded by the coding sequence ATGGCGGATATGCAGGCACCTGGCGGACAGACGCTGCTTTTTCTGACGGATGAGCAGTTGCGCAAAGGGATTGAGGCAATGTTCTTTGCCTATCGCGGGTTTACCGCGGACCCTGATCGGATTCTTGACGAATACAGGTTGGGACGAGCCCACCACAGGGCGCTGCATTTCATTAGCCGCGCACCGGGCACGACTGTGAACAACCTGTTGTCCATTTTGGGTGTTACTAAACAATCGTTGAACCGTGTCCTGCGCACATTGGTTGAAGATGATCTGGTTGAAAGTCGTGTTGGCACACGCGACAAGCGCGAGCGAAATCTGTTCCTGACCGAACGTGGCGTGGAGTTGGAACAAGAATTGTCCACCGCGCAACGCGAACGCATGCGGCAGGCCTATCGCGAGGCTGGCCCCGAAGCGGTTCAGGGCTTTCGCGCCGTTTTGGAAGCTATGATGGACCCCGAATTAAGACGCCATTTCAATCGGGCAAAGGATGAACACAATGAGTGA
- a CDS encoding exodeoxyribonuclease VII small subunit: MSDKPVGEMSFEEAMRALEAVVGQLERGDVALEDSIKLYERGAELKARCETKLKEAEEKVAAITLDPNGTPTGATPVEGL; the protein is encoded by the coding sequence ATGAGCGACAAACCCGTAGGCGAAATGAGTTTCGAAGAGGCCATGCGCGCGCTGGAAGCCGTGGTCGGCCAGTTGGAGCGCGGCGACGTGGCGCTTGAGGATTCAATTAAGCTCTACGAACGCGGGGCCGAGCTGAAGGCGCGCTGCGAGACAAAGCTGAAAGAGGCCGAAGAAAAGGTTGCGGCGATCACACTTGATCCCAATGGCACGCCAACAGGTGCGACGCCGGTCGAAGGGCTGTAA
- the dxs gene encoding 1-deoxy-D-xylulose-5-phosphate synthase: protein MANTPETPILDRVTVPADMKTLSDRELLALAKEVRAETISAVSETGGHLGAGLGVVELTVALHAVFDTPSDRIIWDVGHQCYPHKILTGRRDRIRTLRAEGGLSGFTKRSESPFDPFGAGHSSTSISAALGFAVARDLGGAPEHGIGDAIAVIGDGSMSAGMAFEAMNNAGHLGRRLFVILNDNEMSIAPPVGAMSSYLSRLYAGEPFQELKAAAKGAVSLLPTPFQEGARRAKEMVKSMTVGGTLFEELGFSYVGPIDGHDMESLLSILRTVHDRATGPMLIHVITKKGKGYAPAEAARDRGHATAKFDVASGKQHKAPSNAPSYTSVFGKTLVDLAGKDDKVCAVTAAMPDGTGLNLMAERYPSRCFDVGIAEQHGVTFSAALAAGGMKPFCAMYSTFLQRGYDQVVHDVAVQRLPVRFAIDRAGLVGADGATHAGAFDIGFMSNLPGMIVMAAADEAELMHMVATAHSIDDGPCAFRYPRGEGVGVELPEQGEVLEIGKGRMIREGSRVAILSFGTRLSEVEKAAEALAARGISPSIADARFAKPLDRDLIMKLAADHEALITIEEGAVGGFGSHVAQLLAEEAVFDTGLKFRSMVLPDTFIDHANPARMYEEAGLSAKDIEAKVLEVLGIAQIGEKRA, encoded by the coding sequence ATGGCCAATACACCCGAGACACCCATTCTTGACCGCGTGACGGTTCCAGCCGACATGAAAACTCTGTCCGATCGCGAACTTCTGGCGTTGGCCAAAGAAGTGCGGGCAGAAACCATCTCGGCGGTGTCTGAGACGGGTGGGCATCTTGGTGCAGGGCTTGGGGTAGTTGAACTGACCGTGGCGCTGCACGCTGTCTTCGACACGCCAAGCGACCGGATTATCTGGGACGTGGGTCACCAGTGCTATCCACACAAAATCCTGACAGGACGCCGCGACCGTATTCGCACCTTGCGGGCAGAAGGCGGCTTGTCCGGCTTTACAAAGCGGTCGGAAAGCCCGTTTGATCCGTTCGGGGCCGGGCACAGTTCGACCTCAATCTCTGCCGCATTGGGCTTTGCGGTGGCACGCGATCTGGGTGGTGCGCCGGAACATGGCATCGGTGATGCAATTGCCGTCATTGGCGACGGGTCCATGTCAGCGGGCATGGCGTTTGAGGCAATGAACAATGCTGGTCATTTGGGACGGCGCCTGTTCGTGATCCTGAATGACAACGAGATGTCGATTGCGCCCCCCGTTGGCGCGATGTCCAGTTACCTTAGCCGACTTTATGCAGGCGAGCCGTTTCAGGAGCTGAAAGCTGCCGCGAAGGGGGCCGTTAGCCTGCTGCCCACGCCGTTTCAGGAAGGCGCGCGCCGGGCAAAAGAGATGGTCAAATCCATGACTGTTGGCGGCACATTGTTCGAAGAACTGGGCTTTTCCTATGTCGGGCCGATTGATGGGCATGACATGGAAAGCTTACTGTCGATCTTGCGCACAGTACATGACCGGGCCACCGGGCCGATGCTGATCCATGTGATCACCAAGAAAGGCAAAGGTTATGCCCCCGCCGAGGCGGCGCGTGATCGTGGTCATGCAACTGCAAAATTCGACGTCGCCAGCGGCAAACAACACAAGGCCCCGTCAAACGCGCCCAGTTACACGTCGGTGTTTGGGAAGACGCTGGTCGACTTGGCAGGAAAAGACGACAAGGTCTGCGCCGTGACGGCGGCAATGCCGGATGGCACCGGACTGAACCTGATGGCGGAACGGTATCCGTCGCGATGCTTTGACGTGGGTATTGCCGAACAGCATGGCGTGACGTTCTCTGCGGCGCTGGCAGCTGGTGGTATGAAGCCCTTCTGCGCAATGTATTCAACCTTCCTGCAACGCGGGTATGATCAGGTGGTGCATGACGTGGCGGTGCAGCGGCTTCCGGTGCGTTTTGCTATCGACCGCGCCGGATTGGTCGGCGCTGATGGGGCCACCCATGCGGGCGCATTTGATATCGGTTTCATGTCTAACCTGCCCGGAATGATCGTAATGGCTGCCGCCGACGAGGCCGAGTTGATGCACATGGTCGCGACCGCGCATTCCATCGATGATGGTCCTTGCGCCTTCCGCTATCCGCGTGGCGAAGGGGTAGGAGTCGAGTTGCCCGAGCAGGGCGAGGTTCTGGAAATCGGCAAAGGTCGGATGATCCGCGAAGGGTCACGTGTGGCGATCCTGTCGTTTGGCACGCGCCTGTCCGAGGTCGAGAAAGCCGCCGAGGCTTTGGCCGCACGTGGTATCAGTCCGTCGATTGCCGATGCCCGCTTTGCCAAGCCGTTGGATCGTGATCTGATTATGAAATTGGCGGCGGACCATGAAGCCTTGATCACCATCGAAGAAGGCGCTGTTGGTGGCTTTGGCAGTCACGTTGCACAATTGTTGGCGGAAGAGGCGGTATTCGACACGGGCCTCAAATTCCGCTCTATGGTTTTGCCAGACACGTTCATCGATCACGCCAATCCGGCGCGGATGTATGAAGAGGCTGGTCTTTCGGCCAAGGACATCGAAGCGAAGGTGCTTGAAGTTCTGGGCATCGCGCAAATCGGCGAAAAGCGGGCCTAA
- a CDS encoding polyprenyl synthetase family protein: protein MFQSRLTETSEQARACLHGAIRGDGALANAMRYATAGGKGLRGFLVMESARLHGVDDIRSVWPAAAIESIHAYSLVHDDLPCMDDDDLRRGLPTVHKKWDEATAVLVGDALQTLAFELLTNEAVGDARVALIASLAQASGQVGMVHGQALDIAAETAAAPLDLDEIIALQAGKTGALICWSAEAGALLADADPTPMRDYATALGLAFQIADDILDVEGDAKAVGKAVGKDADAGKATFVSLLGLQAAKTRAGELMEQACDALTPYGKGADTLREAARFVIQRDR, encoded by the coding sequence ATGTTCCAATCACGATTGACGGAAACAAGCGAGCAAGCGCGGGCTTGTTTGCATGGCGCGATCCGTGGTGATGGCGCGCTAGCGAACGCCATGCGCTATGCGACGGCTGGCGGTAAAGGATTGCGCGGGTTTCTGGTGATGGAAAGCGCGCGGCTGCACGGTGTGGATGACATACGGTCCGTCTGGCCCGCTGCGGCAATAGAGTCTATTCATGCCTATTCACTGGTGCACGACGACTTGCCCTGCATGGATGACGACGACCTGCGTCGGGGTTTGCCTACGGTTCACAAAAAATGGGACGAGGCGACGGCAGTTCTGGTTGGCGACGCACTTCAGACCCTCGCTTTTGAGTTATTGACCAACGAAGCAGTGGGTGATGCACGGGTCGCCCTGATTGCATCTCTTGCGCAAGCATCGGGACAAGTTGGCATGGTGCATGGGCAGGCGCTGGATATCGCAGCCGAAACAGCCGCCGCACCTTTGGACCTGGATGAAATCATCGCACTCCAGGCTGGAAAAACCGGGGCTTTGATCTGCTGGTCCGCTGAAGCTGGGGCATTGCTTGCAGACGCGGACCCCACGCCAATGCGCGACTATGCGACAGCACTGGGACTGGCTTTTCAGATTGCCGATGACATTCTGGACGTGGAAGGCGATGCAAAAGCCGTCGGCAAAGCGGTTGGCAAGGATGCCGATGCTGGCAAGGCGACGTTTGTGTCACTGTTGGGTCTTCAGGCGGCAAAAACTCGCGCAGGCGAGCTTATGGAACAAGCCTGCGACGCTTTAACCCCGTATGGTAAGGGCGCCGATACCTTGCGGGAAGCCGCCCGTTTCGTTATCCAGCGCGACAGATAG